The following coding sequences lie in one Zingiber officinale cultivar Zhangliang chromosome 2B, Zo_v1.1, whole genome shotgun sequence genomic window:
- the LOC122049535 gene encoding protein TILLER ANGLE CONTROL 1-like, protein MKIFNWMHRRLLCFSDYSHFSENKELGEREEAAPVTAAETEALLLHDMLNGILAIGTVGRHHPLISRCHSASPETEEAADDHGRGRDKEAAVFKIKVSVEEETRRMEFVKVCELAHREAEEVPELPLLKRERRRTTLADLLAVKAAPGSATE, encoded by the exons ATGAAG ATCTTCAACTGGATGCATCGCAGATTGCTCTGCTTCAGCGACTACTCCCATTTCTCTGAGAACAAAG AATTGGGCGAGAGAGAAGAGGCAGCGCCGGTGACGGCGGCGGAGACGGAGGCCCTGCTGCTCCATGACATGTTGAACGGCATTCTCGCCATCGGCACGGTGGGCCGCCACCACCCGCTCATCTCACGCTGCCACTCTGCCTCCCCCGAGACAGAGGAAGCCGCCGACGACCACGGCCGCGGCCGCGATAAGGAGGCGGCGGTGTTTAAGATCAAGGTGTCGGTGGAGGAGGAGACGAGGAGAATGGAATTCGTGAAGGTGTGCGAGCTGGCGCACCGCGAAGCGGAGGAGGTCCCCGAGCTCCCACTGCTGAAGCGGGAGCGGCGGCGGACGACGCTGGCTGATCTCCTCGCCGTCAAGGCTGCCCCGGGGAGTGCGACTGAATAA